GGGCCGATCCGCCGTTGTTGTTGGTGGGTACCGGTGTCGGTGTCTACCACTCCCAAGACGGCGGTGCCACCTGGACCAAGGACGGCGCCGACCTGCCCAACGTCAATATCGGTGATCTGCAGCTGGACATCACCCGCGACCGCCTGGTGGCGGGGACCTACGGCCGCGGCGCCTGGGCTGGTGAGGTGACCGGGCTGGTGGGGCGCACCGCGATCTTCAACGGTGGATTCGAGAGCGGTGACTTTACGGGTTGGAGCACCGTGGTGACGCCGTGACGCTCAGAGCTTTGGGCGCCGTCGGGCTGAGCTGGGTGCTCGCCTTCGGCTGCGCTGCCCCCTCCGAGGCGCCGGTCCCGGAGACGGCAGAGGCGCCGCGCTTGCAGATGGAGCGCCAGCTGTCGAGCCGCAGTATCGGTCCCGACGGAGAGCCCTGCGCCGATGGTGATACCGCCTGTGCCAGCGCCCGGCTGGTTTATCCGGAGGTGGTTCGGGCCCCGCGGCCGGAGCTTGCGGCGACCATCAACCGCAAGATCCGCGAGCTCCTGCTCACCGCCGCCCCCAGCGACACCGATCCCGCTACGCCGGAGCAGTTGATCGAGGAGTTTCTGGCCGAGTATCAGGAGATCCAACGCCAGTTTCCGGATTCGGCTATGGGTTGGGGGGACGACCGCGAGGTGGAAGTGATCTTCCAGAGCGGTCATCTGCTCAGCCTCCGGGCCACCGTCTACACTTATGCCGGCGGCGCTCATCCCAACACCGCGGTGGCCGTGGCCACCCTCGAGCTCACGGACGGTGAGCAGCTGACGCGGGAGAAGATCCTGCTCCCGGGCGCCGAGCCGCGATTGGTGGCGCTGGCGGAGCGGCGGTTTCGGGAGGCTCGGGGGCTGACCCCGGACGAGAGCTTGGCGGACGCCGGCTTCGTCTTCTCCGACAGCGGCGAATTCGCCCTCAACGAGAACTTCGCGATAGTCGACGGCGGCATCGTATTCCACTACGATCCCTACGAGATCGCTCCCTACGCCCTCGGCCCGACGGAGCTTCTCCTGGGTTGGGAGGAGCTGCGCGGTATCGTTCAGCCGAGCTTGGCGCCGCGGCCGGGAGCTCGCCGAAAAACCTAGAACGTTCCACCTGGAGATTCCGTGACCATGTCCGACACCAGCCACAAATCCTCTGATTCCCCGCTTCCCGCACCCCTGGTCAAATTCCTCGCCGTCTATGACGACGACGGTGGACAGCTGCGGATGCACTACCTCCTGGTGGTGGTGCTCATGCTCTTCCTGATCGGGGTGGCGGTGGTGATGAACTCCTGATCTCCCATCCCGAGGTGTCCATCTCGCCGCCCAGGAGCGGGGGTGGCCTCGACCTGACGGTGCTGCCGGCACCGCTCTCGGTCTGTCGGCAGCCGCCGGAGGCTTCGTGGCCCGAAGCCGGCGGAGGATTCTTCGCTGCGGTACGCACCGCCGCCGAGCTGTCGGTGGTCTGCGAGGTGGGGCAGGAGCCGCCGGGAGCCCGCTGCGAAGGACCGTGGCGGGCTTTGGAAGTGGCTGGCCCTCTAGACTTCGCCCTCACCGGCGTGCTGGCGGCGCTGGCGGCACCGCTGGCCGCGGCGGAGATTCCCATCTTCGCCCTCTCCACCTTCGACACGGACTATCTGCTGGTGGCAGCTCCACGGCTGCCGGCGGCGGTGGAGGTGCTACGGAGGGCGGGTTTCCGGGTGCGGAGCCCTGAGCTGCGGAGGCATCCGGCGCGGGGGGCGGAGACCGACATGCCGGCGGGGGAGACCGACACCTCCGGCGACACCCGCTGACAGGGGCCGAGGGCCCGGCGGAGGGCTCTGGGCGCCGCTAACGGCCTCCGAAGGGAGGCGAATGCTGGCATGCGAGTTGCTCCTTCTAGGGAGTACTCAGTCTCCACACCAGAATCCGACGGAGGTACATCATGAGTCATTTCAAGGTCTCCACGAGCTCCACCGCGGTCGCGGAACCAACCACCGCCGACGAGGTCATCTACGCCGAGGTCGTGGTCTTCGACACCACTCCTCCCCAAACCGCTTTCATGCAGCTGAACCAGCCGGCGAATATTCGTGCCTTCGCCGGCTTCGAAGCAACTTTCGGACTCAGCTACGAGATCAATCTGGAGATGATGCAAGGGTATCGGTTCATGGATCCGCCGTTGCTCTGGCAGCAGCCGGACGGTACCTACGGCACCAAGACACCGCCGGGCTTCACCGTCTTTTTCGCGCCGAGCGAGCCCACCAAGCTCTCCATCGTGGACGATTTCCAGAACGAGGAGCAGGGCGGAGTGTTCATCTTCCGCATGCTGGTAGTGGATGCCAACGATCAACAGCAGACCCTCGACCCGACCATCGTCAACCGCCCCATCGTCAACGGCAGCATCAAGGCCTCCCGGGGCTGAGGCTTCAGGGCGGTGAGGCTGCCTCCAGCACCGGCCGTAGTTCCGGGTCCTGACGCAGCTGATCGAACCAGGGGAAGGCGAACCAGCGGGCTCCGTAGCCCAGCTCCAAGGCCCGCTGGGCGCTGACCACGGCGGAGGAGAAGTCCCCCGCCAGGCTGTAGACCACCGCCGCTTCATAGGCTACCTGGGAGTCCCGGGGAGCTAGCTGCAGAGCCTGCTGCACCGCCGCCACTGCCGGCCGCTGCTGGTCCAGATGGGCGAGGGCTTGAGCCTTGACGGTGAGGAAGGCGGCGGAGCCGCTGTCCACATCCCCTTCCACCAGTTCCACCACTTGCCGATAGAGAGCCCGAGCCTCCTCTTCCTCGCCGAGGAGGCTGCGGGCGTCGGCGTAGTTGAGCACCACCTGGGGGTTGCTCGGCTGCTCCTCATAAACCCGCCGAAAGGCGTCCGCGGCGCGGCCGTAATCCTCCGCCAAGAGGTAGGCGAGCCCGAGATTGGAGAGCTCGGCGATGCCCTGATTCTCCTCCGCCAAGGTTTGGTAGAGCTCGGCGGCCCGGGCCGGATCTCCGTCCACCAGCTCCAGCAGCGCCAGCTGCGAACGGCCTTGGACACTGTCCGGGCTGCGGGCCAATAGCAGCTGCAGCGAGCCCCGGGCGTCTTCGATCTTGCCCTGGCGATATTCCATGGCCGCCAGGTTGGAAAGGGCCGATACCGAGGGCCGCCGCTGGACCGCGGTGCGTAGCTCCTTCAGGGCTTCGTCGGGGCGGCCCTGGACCTCCAGCAACATGGCCTGGCGGACGCTGACGGTGACGTCGCCGGGGGCCAGCCGGCGCAGCTCGTCCAGCTCTTGATCCGCCTGCTCGGTATCGCCCACGGTGAGCTCGACGGTGAAGGCCAGGGCGGGAATGCGGGGGTCCGAGGGGGCCAGCTCCTGGGCCTGGTTCAGCAGCCGGCGGGCTCGCTCCACCAGCTGGCGGTCGCGGGAGGCGTGAAAAGCCCGGCGGGCGACGTCCGCCTCCAAGAGGTAGGCCTCGAGGAAGCGGGGCTGGCGTTGGCGCAGGTCCCGCAGCTGGGCGAGGAGCTGATCCGGGGGTTCGTTCTCCCGCTCCGCCCGCCGGTGGAGCTCGAGGAAGATGCGCAGCTCCTCGTCACCGGCGGCGAGCTGGGGTGCGTCCCGACGCTGGCGGTAGCGGTCGAAGGCCTGGCGGGTGTAGGTTTCCACCGCCGCGGCGAGCAGCCGCAGCTCCTCCCGCGGCACCTCGAAGCTGTCGGCCCAGGTCAGGGCGCCATCGGCGCCGACGCGGTGCAGGGAGATGCGGCAGCTCTGGGCCCGGCATTCCAGCTCCGAGGTGAGGAGAGTCGAAGCCCCCACCTGGCGAGCGATCTCCGCCAAGCTGTCGCCGGTGGCGGCATCCACTTCCTCCGGCGGTTTGACCACCACCCGGTCGAGGGAGATGAGGGTGCGCAGGGCGGCGAAGCGGACGGCATCCTGGAGCACCTCCCGCTCGCCCTCCGGCAGACCATCCTGCTGATTGACGGAGGGCTCCGGCACCGCTGCGTAGAGCAGCTCCGGCTGGCGCTGGCTGGCGAGGAAGGTGCCGGTGGCCACCGCCGCCACCAGCAACACCGCGACCAGCGGCAGAAGGCGCTTCCATCGCGATCTCGGGCCCGCTGAGCTCTCTTGCGAGACGCTGCCCGACGGCAGACTGTGGGAGGGGAGTTGTCGGCGCCCTTGGGGAGCCCCGCCGGCCTCGCCCGAGGCGGCTGGCGGCGGTGCCCCACCGTGGGTAGGGGGCGCACCGTCGAGCAGGGTTTCGCCGGCGGAGGAGCTCTGGCCGGTGGAGAAGGTGAGAGTGGCGGGGCCGGTGGCGGTGGCTTCGGAGCCGGTGGCGGCGATGATCTCGTCCAGGGCCTGGACCACCTCGTGGGCGCTCTGGGGGCGTAGCTCCGGCTCCTTCTGCAAGAGATGCTGGATCAGGCCGGAGAGCTCGGCGGGAACCTCCGGTGCCTGCTGCTGAACCGGCGGTGGGTCGTAGGTCAGGACCTTGCCCAAAGTGGCGAGCTTGGAGTCGTCGGCGAAGGGGGAGACTCCGGCGAAGGCTTCGTAGAGCAGCACCCCCAGGGCGAAGAGATCGCAGCGGTGGTCCACCGCCCCGCCCCGGGCCTGTTCCGGAGCCATCATGCGCGGTGTCCCCACCACGTGGCGGGTGGCGGTGAGCTGCTCTTCGTCGGGCTCCGGCAAGGCTCTCTTGGCGATACCGAAGTCGCTGATCTTGGGCTTGCGCTGGGCGGTGAGGAGGATGTTGTCGGACTTCAAATCGCGGTGGATGACGCCGCGGTCGTGAGCTTCTGCCAGCCCTTCGGCGAGATCCCGGGCGATGAGCAGCAGCTTGCGGAGGGGCAGTTTCTCGTCCCGCAAGAGCTGGCGCAGGCTGGGCCCCTCGACATACTCCATGACGATGTAGTCGATGGTCTCGCCGCTGTCGTCTTCGAGGCTCAGAACGTCGTGAATCTGAACGATGGCGGGGTGTCCGAGGCTGGCGGCGAGCTGAGCTTCCCGCCACAGGCGCTGGCGATTCTTCTGCACTTCCGGCGTGTTGTCCCCGGCGGTTCTCTCCGGCAGGATGCGCTTGATGGCCACCTGCCGGCCCAGGCGCTCGTCCAGGGCGAGATAAACCACCCCCATGCCACCGGTGCCGAGGCGGCGGAGGATTCGATAGGGGCCTAGGGTGGAGCGTTCGTCGGTCACCGCCGTAAGACTAGCAGCCCGGAGTATGGAGGCGCGCCGGAGAGAAGGCGTCGAGGGTCTTGTCCGGCTCCGTGCCGGCGACCAGATCGCCAATCCGCTGAGCGGTCCAGGGGGCTAGCAGGATCCCGTGGCGGTAGTGGCCGGTGGCCAGCAGAACGCGCTGGAAGGGTGGAGCCAGGGAGCCCAGCAGCGGCAGGCGATCCGGGGTGCCGGGGCGCAGGCCGGCCCATCGAGCGGCGGGGGCTTGGCCGGCGAGGCTGGGGAAGAGACGGGCCACCATGGTCAGCAGGGCGCGCTGTCCCGCCGGTGAGGTGTCGGTGTCGAAGCCCACCGCTTCCTCCGTGGCTCCCACCAGCAGCGAGCTCCGGCCCCGGCGCACGGCGTACGCGGACGGCGTGCGGACGACGCCGCTCCAGGGCCAGTCAACGCCTTCGAGGCGGATCATCTCCCCCTTGACCGGGCGCACCGGCAGCGCCGGCAGCCCCGGGATGCGGCCGCTCCAGGCACCGGCGGCGACCACCAGCCAAGGAGCGCTCCGCTGCCAGCCATCGCCGACGACGCGCACTCCGCTCTCCGTGGCCTCGACCCCCAGGACCCGGTGGCCCAGCAGCATCTCCACCCCCAGGTCGCGGACGCTGCGCTCCAGGGCTCGGCAGGCCTGGCGGTTGTCGACCCTCTGCTCGCCGGGGAGGAGCAGGGCGCGGTGTGCCGGAGCTTTCAAATCCGGCACCCGTCGGAGGAGGTCCGCCGCCGGCACTTCCAGCACCGGCTCACCGAGGCGCCGGGCGGCGGCGGCGAGGAATTCCAGATGCGCTTCCTGGGCGGCGTCCAGGGCCACCATCAGGGTGCCGGAGGCGTCGTGCTCCACCGCCAACCGTGTCTCCGCCTCGAGCTCCGCCACCAGCTGCGGCCAGAGATCCCGGGAGGCGCGGGCGGCGGCGGAGAGGGGGCCCGCCTCCGGTGCCTCCACCAGTGGGGCGAGCATACCCGCGGCGGCCCAGGAGGCCGAGTGGGAGCCCTTCAGCGTGGGGTCCGCCTGGGCTTCCAACAGGGTGACGGAGAGACCCTGGCGGGCCAGCTGGCGGGCGCAGGCCAGCCCCAGGATGCCGCCTCCCAGGATCAGAGCGTCGGGCTCTCGCATGGTGTTGGTCTCTATCGGGCCGGTCTTGGTGGCGCGGATCGGGGCTCAGGCCTCGGCGAAGGCCTGGTCGAAGGCTTCGAGGGTGCGGGCCACTTCCTCCTCGCCGTGGGCGGTGGAGAAGAAGAAGGCCTCGTAGGCCGAGGGCGGCAGATGCACGCCGCGCTTCAGCAGGCCGTGGAAGAGCCGCTTGAACAGCTCCTGGTCGGTGGCGTCCACGGCGTCCTGGTCGTGGACTTCGTCCTCGCTGAGGAAGAAGCCCAGCATGCCGCCCCGGCGGAGCACCCGACAGGGAACCCCCCGCCGCCGGGCCACCTCCCGCAATCCTTCCTCCAGGGCGGTGCCGGTGGCCTCCAACCGCGGGAAGACTCCTTCGGCGGGATCGGTGATCACCCGCAGGGCGGCGATGCCGGCGGCCACCGCCAGGGGATTGCCGCTCAGGGTACCGGCCTGGTAGACCGGGCCGGAGGGGGAGATCTGGCTCATCAGGTCCCGCCGGCCGCCGTAGGCCGCGATGGGCAGGCCGCCGCCGATGACCTTGCCCAGGGTGGTCAAGTCCGGCACGACGCCGTAGAGCTCCTGGGCGCCGCCGGGGGCGACACGGAAGCCGGTCATCACCTCGTCGAAGATGAGCACCGCACCGGCGTCGGTGCACACTCGGCGCAGGCCCTCGAGATAGCCCGGCCGCGGCAGGATCATGCCCATATTGCCGGCGATGGGCTCGACGATGACCGCGGCGATTTCGGCCCCCTGGAGGCGGAAGAGCTCTTCTACCGCCGCCAGGTCGTTGTACGGCGCCACCAGGGTGTCGGCGGTGACCGCCGGCGGCACTCCCGGTGACGACGGGACGCCGAAGGTCTTGGCGCCGGAGCCCGCCGCCACCAGGTAGGGATCGGCGTGGCCGTGGTAGCAGCCGGCGAATTTGACCACCTTGGCCCGGCCGGTGGCGGCGCGGGCCAGGCGTAGGGCGGACATGGTGGCTTCGGTGCCGGAGTTCACCAGCCGCACCATCTCCAGGGACGGCATGGCGCCGATGAGCAGCTCCGCCAACTCGATCTCTTCCACCGTCGGCGCGCCGAAGGTGGTGCCGCGCTCCAGGGCCCGGGCCAGGGCCTCGGTGATGGCCGGGTGGCGATGGCCCAGCAGGTGGGGACCGTAGCCGCAGATGTAGTCGATGTAGCGCCGGCCGTCGAGGTCTTCCAGATAAGCGCCGTCGGCGGCGCGGACGAAGACCGGCTCACCGCCGACGCTGCGGAAGGCGCGCACCGGCGAGCTGACGCCGCCGGGCATCACCGCCTCGGCGCGGGCGAGGACGGTACCCATCGTAGAGGTAGAGGTCGAAGAGGTGGTGGAGTCGCTCATGGTTCCCATCCCTGGTCGAGAAGGCGCACTGCTTCGCAGGCACCGTAGGTGATGATCAGATCGGCGCCGGCGCGGCGGATGGCGAGGAGGGATTCCATCAGCACCCGGTCGCCATCGATCCAGCCGCGCTCCGCCGCCGCCTTGACCATGGCGTACTCGCCGCTCACGTGGTAGGCCGCCAGCGGATGCGCAAAGCGTTGCCGCAGATCCGACAGCACGTCGAGATAGGGCAGCGCCGGCTTGACCATCAGCATATCGGCTCCCTCCTCGACGTCCAGCGCCACCTCCCGCCAGGCCTCCCGGCGGTTGGCGGGATCCATCTGATAGCCGCGACGATCGCCGAAGGACGGCGCCGATTCCGCCGCTTCGCGGAATGGGCCGTAGAAGGCGCTGGCGTATTTGGCGGCGTAGGAGAGGATGGGGATCTCCTCGTGACCGGCCTCGTCCAGCGCCCGGCGGATGGCGCCGACGCGGCCGTCCATCATGTCCGAAGGGGCGATGACATCGGCCCCAGCGTCTGCCAGGGAAACCGCCTGGCGAGCCAGGTTGACCAGGGTGGCGTCGTTGTCCACGGCGTGATCCCGCAGCACCCCGCAATGGCCGTGGTCGGTGTATTCACAGAAACATAGGTCGACGATGCGCACCATCTCCGGTACGCGGCGGGTCAGGGCTTCCACGGCTCGCTGGACGATGCCGTCGGCGGCCCAGGAGGCGGACCCCTCGGCGTCTTTGGTCTCCGGGATGCCAAAGAGCAGCACCGCCGGCACTCCCAGGTCGAAGGCTTCGCGGGCCGTCGCCACCAGCCGGTCGACGCTGTGCTGGAAGACTCCGGGCATGGAGCCCACCGGCTTCTCGACACCGGTGCCGGGAACCGCGAAAAGGGGCAAGATCAGATCGTTGGCGGAAAGGCGGGTCTCGCGCACCATGCGCCGCAGGGTCGGAGTCCGCCGCAGCCGTCTCAGGCGTTGGGTAGGGAAACTCATGGGATGGGTTTTACCACAGCTGGAACTCTCTTGACCCCTACCGAGGAGTTTGACAACCTGGAGTCCCGCCGCGCTGCGGCATAACCGATTCCCGGAGACTCTCGCCTCATGAACGTGCTCGATCAACTCGCCCGGCGTAGCTTCGTCGTCGTCACCGGCAAGGGTGGCGTCGGCAAGAGCGTGCTGGCTACCGCTTTGGGTATGGCCTTGGCCGCCCGCGGTGGCCGGGTCCTGGTGCTCGAAGTGGATCCTCGGGAGAGCGTCCACCAGCTGCTCGACCTGCCGCCCTCCGGCGGCGAGGTGATGGCGGTGGAAGGGGACTTCTCCGGCTCCCTGTCGGTGCAGAACCTCAAGCCCCGGCAGGCGCTGGACGAGCTGGTGCGGGAGCAGATCGGCACCGGCATGATCGCCCGCCGGGTGCTCTCCAGTGAGACCTACGAGCAGCTCGCCGCCGGCGCGCCGGGGCTCAAGGAGCTGGCGATCCTGGACTATGCCGAGCGCCGCAGCCGGGAGGCCGTGGAGGATGGCGCCGGCTCCGCGGCGACGGGGCCCTTCGACACCGTGGTGCTGGACGCCCCCGCCACCGGTCACGGCGTGTCGCTGCTGGCGGCGCCGTCGCTGGTCTCGGAAGTGGTGCAGCAAGGGCCGGTGGGGCGCAAGGCCACCGAGCTGGCGGACTTCGTCGGCGATCCTGAGCGCCTGGCGCTGGTGATCCTCACCCTGGCGGAGGAGATGCCGGTGCAGGAGGCCCTGGAGCTGCGCCGGGAGTTCCGTGATCGTCTCGACCGGGAACCGGAGCTGTTGGTGATCAACGGCCTCTACCCGCCGCTGTCGGAGAACGCCGCCGCCGAGGCCACCGGCGCCGACCCGGAGCCGGCCCTGGCGGCCTGGTATCGCCGCCGGCGGATCAACGACCGGGAGCTGGAGCGGCTGGCGGAGCGCTGGCAGGGCCCCCGGGTCCAACTACCACTGCTGGCGGTGGACCGTGGCCCGGAGCTGGTGAGCGCTCTGCGCCAGCGCTTGGAAGCCGAGGCGGACGCCGCCGCGGCGGAGGAGGGATGATGATCGGCGAGCATCCTTTGATCGTGGTGGTGGGCTCCGGCGGCGTCGGCAAGACGACCCTGGCGGCCTCCCTCGGTTTGTACTCGGCCCGCCGGGGCCTCGACACCCTGGTGATGACCTTCGATCCCTCCCTGCGCCTCAAGGACGCCCTGGGCGTGGGAGAGGAAGCCCGGGAGCGGGAGATGCCGGTGCCGCTGGGACCCAACGAATCCGGTCAGGCCCCGGGACGCCTCGACGCCAGCCTGCTGGACGCCCGCCGTACCTTCGATCAGCTCATCGAGCGCTACGCCCCCGATGATGAAGCCCGCCAGCGGATTCTCGACAACCGCTTCTACCAGCATCTCTCGGGCTCGCTGGCGGGGATCCTGGAGTACATGGCGGTGGAACGCCTGTTCGAAGTCGCCGAGGAAGGGCGCTACCGCCAGGTGATCCTCGACACGCCGCCCACCCGCCAGGCCCTGGACTTCCTCGAAGCGCCCCAGCGCATCGTCGACTTCCTCGACAGCTCGGCGCTGCGGGTGGCCCTGCGGGAATGGTTCGACGACGGTGGCAAGCTCAAGGCCACCAGCCGCCTGGGGGGCCTGGGGCGGAAGGTGGAGGGCTATCTGGATCGGGTCATCGGCATCGATTTCCTGCGCGAGGTCTCCGAGTTCTTCCGCGCCTTCGGGCCTCTCTACGACGGCTTCCGGCGCCGTGCGCAGCAGGTTCAGGAGCTCCTGCGGGCCCCCACCACCCGCTTCTTGCTGGTCAGCGGTCCGGGCCAGGAGCGCATCCCCGACACCCTCTTCTTCGCGCGCAAGCTGGAGGAGGCGGGGCTGCACCTGGGGGCGGTGGCGGTGAATCGGGTGCATCCGCGTTTCGCGCCGGTGGGGGAAGAACGGGCGGTTGCAGGCGCAGCCTCCGACGGGGCTGCTGCCGAATCGGATGGTCGCCGCATCCTTCGCTGGCTGGGGGACCGGGACCACGCCGGGCTCGAAGAGCTGCAGCGGCTGCTGGGGGAGCAGACCCTGGTGGAGGTGCCGATGATGGCCGAGGAGCCTACGGATCTGGGCTCCCTGGAGACCTTGGGCACGGCGGTGGCGCCGAAGCTGGCGAGCAGGGGCCTGGCGATGGGGGAGTAGGGAGGAGCTCTTTGCCGCAGTGCGGAAAGAATCTTGACCTTTTTGCCGCGCCGCGGTAATATTTTCTCGTCGACAACCGCTGGCCGACGCAAGCGGTAGGCCACGAACAAGGCGCGGGATCTTTCCCCGCCGGCAGGAGGAACACCGAATGATTCGGGTGATCAAACGCTACGAAAGCCGCAAGCTTTACGATACGGAAGAAAGCCGCTATGTCTCTTTGGAGGACATCGCTTCCTGGGTGCGAGAAGGTCAGGAAGTTCGGGTGGTGGACAACGCCACCTCCTCCGACGTGACCGCCCAGACCCTGACCCAGATCATCCTCGAGGAGGGCCGCCGGGGCACCGCATTCTTGCCCAGCGAGCTGCTCCACGATCTGGTGCGGGTGGGAGAGAAAGCGTTCTCCAACAGCGTCGAGCAGGTCCAGCACGGCGTCGATCGGCTGGTCAAGGCCGGTGTCGACCGCCTCGGGCCCGTACGCCGGGCGCGGGAGGAGATGGACAATCTGCGCAGCCGGTTGGAGAACCTGGAGTCCACCCTCAACGAGCTGGAAGGACAGGCTGCCGAGGAGGAACCCCCGGCGCCCCGCAAAACCGCTTCTCAGAAGACCGCTCGCAAGAAGGCTTCCGGTTGATAGCTGGTAGGCCGACGAGCTAGGAGGACGATGATGGACACCAAGAGCACTTTACGCGACGCCAACGCCCGGCTCGGCAAGCTGGGGGACGAAATGGCCCATGCCGGCCGCAGCGCCTGGCTCGCGGGCATCGGCATGGTCGCCGAAGCCGAGCGCCAGGGGCGGGACACCTTCGAGACCCTAGTACGCCGCGGCGAGACCTACGAGGCCCGCCGGCGGGAAGATCTCAAGGAGCGCCTGCAGCGGGCCACCGGCCGCGCGCGTCGGGTCCGCCAATGGCTGACCGGCACTTTGGAAGAGACCGTCGAGGGCGCTGCCCGCACCACCGGTCAGACCCTGGAGCGTCTGGGAGTCCCCACTCACGACGATATCGCCACCCTCAACCGCCGCATCGAGCGCCTGCACCGCGAGGTGGAGTCGCTGCACCAGAGCTGAATTCACCAACGATCAATCTCTAGGAAGGACGCCATGGGTAAGAAGAAGTCGAAGAAGAAGGCGAAGAAGGCTCAGGAAGACCTCCTGCAGACCGCCAACAACATCTGGTTGGCTGGTCTCGGTGCTCTGGCGGCGGCGGAAGAGGAAGGCGAAAAGGTCTTCCGCAAGCTGGTAGCCCGGGGAGAGAAGTTGGAGGCTCAGGGACGGGAGCGAGTCGAGCAGGCCCGGGACGAAGTCCAGGGGCAGGTCGACCGGGCGAAGGATCGGGTGGAAGGCGCCCGGGGCCGCCTGGAGGATTCTCTGGCGGATCTCACCTCCGGCGTCGACAGCCGGGTCAAGGGCGCCATGAAGCGCCTCAACGTCCCCACCCGGGACGAGATCCAGACTCTCAGTCAGCGGGTGGCGGACCTCACCGCCAAGGTCGAGGAGCTGAAAAAGGCCGGCGCCGCCCCGGCTGCCGCCAAGAAGACCCCTGCCCGAAGCACTGCGGCGAAGAAGGCACCCGCCAAGCCGCGGACTCGGCGCGCTGCTACCAAGACCACCGCGACCAAGAAGG
This window of the Acidobacteriota bacterium genome carries:
- a CDS encoding ArsA-related P-loop ATPase — encoded protein: MMIGEHPLIVVVGSGGVGKTTLAASLGLYSARRGLDTLVMTFDPSLRLKDALGVGEEAREREMPVPLGPNESGQAPGRLDASLLDARRTFDQLIERYAPDDEARQRILDNRFYQHLSGSLAGILEYMAVERLFEVAEEGRYRQVILDTPPTRQALDFLEAPQRIVDFLDSSALRVALREWFDDGGKLKATSRLGGLGRKVEGYLDRVIGIDFLREVSEFFRAFGPLYDGFRRRAQQVQELLRAPTTRFLLVSGPGQERIPDTLFFARKLEEAGLHLGAVAVNRVHPRFAPVGEERAVAGAASDGAAAESDGRRILRWLGDRDHAGLEELQRLLGEQTLVEVPMMAEEPTDLGSLETLGTAVAPKLASRGLAMGE
- a CDS encoding polyhydroxyalkanoate synthesis regulator DNA-binding domain-containing protein, translated to MIRVIKRYESRKLYDTEESRYVSLEDIASWVREGQEVRVVDNATSSDVTAQTLTQIILEEGRRGTAFLPSELLHDLVRVGEKAFSNSVEQVQHGVDRLVKAGVDRLGPVRRAREEMDNLRSRLENLESTLNELEGQAAEEEPPAPRKTASQKTARKKASG
- a CDS encoding phasin family protein, yielding MMDTKSTLRDANARLGKLGDEMAHAGRSAWLAGIGMVAEAERQGRDTFETLVRRGETYEARRREDLKERLQRATGRARRVRQWLTGTLEETVEGAARTTGQTLERLGVPTHDDIATLNRRIERLHREVESLHQS
- a CDS encoding phasin family protein, which codes for MGKKKSKKKAKKAQEDLLQTANNIWLAGLGALAAAEEEGEKVFRKLVARGEKLEAQGRERVEQARDEVQGQVDRAKDRVEGARGRLEDSLADLTSGVDSRVKGAMKRLNVPTRDEIQTLSQRVADLTAKVEELKKAGAAPAAAKKTPARSTAAKKAPAKPRTRRAATKTTATKKASPSTKTSEA